The following proteins are co-located in the Haliotis asinina isolate JCU_RB_2024 chromosome 13, JCU_Hal_asi_v2, whole genome shotgun sequence genome:
- the LOC137259551 gene encoding beta sliding clamp-like: MGCNDDSDDECLLEELFNNISTVLGNNILTVLGNNILTVLGNNILTVLVNNISIVLVNNISTVLGNNILTVLGNNILTVLGNNILTVLVNNISIVLVNNISTVLGNNILTVLGNNILTVLGNNISTVLGNNILTVLGNNILTVLEK, encoded by the exons ATGGGATGTAACGATGACAGCGATGACGAGTGCTTGTTAGAGGAGCTTT TTAATAACATCTCGACTGTTTTAGGCAATAACATCCTGACTGTTTTAGGTAATAACATCTTGACTGTTTTAGGTAATAACATCTTGACTGTTTTAGTTAATAACATCTCGATTGTTTTAGTTAATAACATCTCGACTGTTTTAGGCAATAACATCCTGACTGTTTTAGGTAATAACATCTTGACTGTTTTAGGTAATAACATCTTGACTGTTTTAGTTAATAACATCTCGATTGTTTTAGTTAATAACATCTCGACTGTTTTAGGCAATAACATCCTGACTGTTTTAGGTAATAACATCTTGACTGTTTTAG GTAATAACATCTCGACTGTGTTAGGTAATAACATCTTGACTGTTTTAGGTAATAACATCTTGACTGTTTTAG AAAAGTGA